One genomic segment of Salarias fasciatus chromosome 8, fSalaFa1.1, whole genome shotgun sequence includes these proteins:
- the LOC115393738 gene encoding somatostatin receptor type 5 has protein sequence MDGSFLIETDYNHTYLDEHFYFEDSMDGFSITMAILYLVVCIVGLAGNSLVIIAILKLDKMSSSTTVYIFNLALADGLFMVGLPFIASQNFQNQWMFGDMACKVVMVLDGINQFTSVFCLTVMSIDRVIALVEPLRFARWRTPRCAKIVSAFLWLFSLLTILPMALHFSADHGLCIPDLISDDWWLGVLSYTFVMGFALPFMVMMASYVALLLTLRSQRLRASAQNQENHRLERQVTKMVVAVVVVFGICWLPFYTFNFCSLYQNGLVLTFTRAFEFVVLLSYSWSCANPILYACLSDTFRRHFRTLLCPVAKTSPSLQCNTEWYDLNDRAVRDVTVLP, from the coding sequence ATGGATGGCTCATTTTTGATCGAGACAGACTATAATCACACCTACCTGGATGAACATTTTTACTTTGAGGACAGTATGGATGGTTTCAGCATCACCATGGCCATCCTCTACCTGGTGGTCTGCATCGTGGGGCTCGCGGGGAACTCCCTCGTCATTATTGCTATTTTGAAACTGGACAAAATGTCGTCCTCCACCACGGTGTACATTTTCAACTTGGCACTGGCTGACGGCCTCTTCATGGTCGGCCTCCCGTTCATAGCGAGCCAGAACTTCCAGAACCAATGGATGTTTGGCGACATGGCGTGCAAAGTCGTCATGGTGTTGGACGGCATCAACCAGTTCACCAGTGTGTTTTGCCTGACGGTGATGAGCATAGATCGCGTCATTGCGCTGGTGGAGCCACTCCGGTTTGCCCGTTGGAGAACGCCACGCTGCGCCAAGATCGTGTCGGCCTTCCTGTGGCTGTTCTCCCTCCTCACCATTCTCCCCATGGCGCTTCACTTCTCAGCCGACCACGGCTTGTGCATCCCAGATCTCATTTCAGATGACTGGTGGCTTGGCGTCCTCTCTTACACCTTCGTCATGGGATTCGCTCTGCCGTTCATGGTCATGATGGCCTCCTACGTGGCGCTGCTCCTCACCCTACGCTCCCAGCGTCTCCGGGCCTCGGCCCAGAACCAAGAGAACCACCGATTGGAGCGGCAGGTCACCAAAATGGTGGTGGCAGTCGTGGTTGTGTTTGGAATATGCTGGCTGCCATTTTACACCTTCAACTTCTGCTCCCTGTACCAGAACGGCCTGGTCCTGACCTTCACCAGGGCTTTTGAGTTTGTGGTGCTGCTGTCGTACTCATGGAGCTGCGCCAACCCCATCCTGTACGCCTGCCTCTCAGACACCTTCAGGAGGCACTTCCGAACCCTGCTCTGCCCCGTCGCCAAGACGTCTCCCAGCTTGCAGTGCAACACTGAATGGTACGACCTTAATGACAGAGCCGTGCGGGATGTCACAGTTCTACCTTAG